Within the Staphylococcus warneri genome, the region CATCAAAGATATGGTGTAGACTTAATTAAAATTGATAATGAAGAAACCAAAATTGTATTTACAAATTATGGTGCGAGAATTGTGTCATGGAAATATCATGACAACAATATTGTATTAGGGAATGTTGTTGAAGCGGATGAATTTTATTTTGATAATCCATTTAGATTTGGGGCGACTGTTGGACGATATGGTGGTCGTATTTCAAATGCGACTTTTAATTTAGAAGGAGAAACATATCAATTAGAAGCTAATGATGGCCAACATCATATTCACGGTGGTAGTCATGGTTTAGATTCTAAATTATTTGACTATGAAGTTGTAGACGATTTAGGACATGTCAAAATCATTTTCAAAACAACGTTAAAAGAAGCAGATGATCATTATCCAGGGGATATGGAAATTAAAGTCACTCATACATATGATGCGAATCATTGTTGGACAATTCAATATGAAGCTATATCAACGAAAACTACTTTGTTTAACCCTATGAACCGCGTTTATTTTAATCTTAATCGAGATAATAACGTTATTGATAATCATCGAGTGTCTAGCTCTAAATTGAATATGTATCCATTAAATGAGGATCATATGATTAGTTCAGACAACACGTTAGATATACAACAGATATTTAATAAGGACGCCATATATTTTAAAGACATTTTTGAAAGTAGCCATGAGCCGATATCACAACAAGTGTCTCAATTTAATGGTTTAGATCATCCGTTCAAAGTAGGGGAACAACAATTATCAATAGATAATGATGAGTTTCAATTAGATGTTAAAACGGATATGCCTTACGTCATATTATATACATTTAATCAACCGAAAAACTGGAAAAGTTATGCAAATATTTATAAAGCACATTCGGGTTTGACAATCGAGGCACAGTATTTGCCAAATGATATTAACTTATATGGTGATCAAGCTTCATCAATATTAAAAGCGAATGAAATGTTTTATTCACAAACGAGCTATCAAATTCATGAGAAATAAGTTAAAGAGTAGAATAAACATCGTTTTTTACGATGTAATTGTTCTACTCTTTTTATTGTTTTATTTTTTTGTTTATTTTGTTGCACGTTGATACATTTTTTCAAGTTTCTCATATCTTTTAGACGATAAATATGGATTTTTCAATGCTGATGCGATTCTGTCTGCATTTTTTCTGTCATTATAATAAATGTCGTTTAATGTTTGGACGGATAGTTGTGTATCTAATTCGGCTTCCTTTATTAATTCTAAGTGATGATGTTGACTGACATATCCTTCTTTAATGACACGACAATAAAAGCCCGTTTTGCCTGATTGAGACATACGTTTAACCAAGTCAGAAAGCCCGTACTTTGCTTGGATTTTCCAACAGGGTTCTCTAATTTCAGAAACTTCGATAATTGCATCGCCTAATTGATATTGGTTACCGAAATAAACGACATTTTCATCTAAATCTTCAATTGTCAAATTCTCACCGAACATGGCGTACTCTGGCATATCAAGTAAATCACCACGATACATGTCATAGTTCTTTTTACTAAAACAGCATACGGCTTTATCTGGACCACCATGATCTTTATAAGCTTGTTCATCATCAACAAATCCTAATTTTGATAGCCACATTTGATCTTTAAAAGGTTGTTTATTGATTGCTGATTGCATAGGTTTGGCATCTTTGTATTGAAGTGATTCTATTTTTCCTGTCGAAATGGCGTACACTGGTATCATCATGGTCCCCCCTAAATTATTGTTTGAAGTGTATTTTACTATAGAATTTCATTTTTATGAAAGATTTTAAAATATATTAAAAATTAAACGTTGATTATGGTATGTTAAATTGAAAAAGTCATGTAAAATAAGAAATGTAAACGATTTAGAAAAGGGGCTCATGACGTGATGAATGATGTAAAACAACTCAAAATGATGACGCTAGATGATGTTTTAAGTCAAATCGAGGATGGTATGACGCTCGGTATTGGCACAGGAAGTACAATTGAATTATTAGTGCCTAAAATCGCTCAACTTATTGATGAAAAACATTATAATATTATCGGAGTATGTACTTCTAATAAGACGGCGTTTTTAGCTAAAGAATTAAATATTAATATTGTTGATGTAAACGATATTGATAAAATCGATTTAGCTATTGATGGTGCTGACGAAGTAGATCCTCAGCTTAACCTTATTAAAGGTGGCGGTGGAGCGCTATTTAGAGAAAAAGTAATCGATGAAATGGCAGACCGCTTTGTGGTTATTGCTGATGAAAACAAAGTTGTTAACTACCTAGGTGAAACATTTAAATTACCGGTTGAAGTAGATAAATTTAATTGGTATCAAGTTGCTAAGAAAATAGAAACAATTGACGGCGTGACAACAGAACGTCGTGTTACGGATGATGTCCCATTTACGACTGATAATGGTAATTATATTTTAGATTGTGCATTACCAAAAGGTATTGATCCTTATGAAATGCATGAATTTTTAATTCACATCACAGGTGTTTTAGAAACAGGTTATTTCCTTGATGTGGCTGACCAAGCAATTATCGGCACACAACAAGGTGTTAAAAAGATGAATCGACAAGTATAATATCTAGTAAAATTAACTCTTACTCAATAACAAAAGCGTCTATGGCCGTTCATGAGAACGACTATAGACGCTTATTTTAATATGATTCAACTTTTATTGTGCACTGTTGAATAAATCGACTAAACTTTGAGGACTATTTGCACCTAGACAAATATCTAATAATTCATGAGATTCTTTAGCTTCTTCCTCACTTCTAGGGAACATTTTTTCTTCGTATAAAGCAATAGCTTTATCAATATCATTTGGATGTTCAGCGATTAATTCCGCTAATTCCGCACCGTCTAACATTGCTAAATTAGCACCTTCACCAGATGGTGCCATTAAATGTGCAGCATCACCAATTAATGTGATACCTGATTGACGTTTCCAACGATGTGTATCAGGTAGAGCATTAATTTTACGAGGTGTAATAGAACTATCCGCTTGAGTAATTAAAGCAGTGACTTCTGGTGACCAACCTTTAAATTCTGCAGCTATAGTATTAGTTGCTTCTTGGCCATTTGAAAAATCAATGCTATCTATCCATTCGCTATCACAATTCATTTGAATATACGTGTGTAAAATATCGCCTGCTTCTCTATGAGCAACTATACCTTTATTTGGTGATAGAGCATACATTGCACCTTTGCCTACTTTGTTAGCTGTTTTAGGATATTGACGATCAACATCATATAAATAGGTTTCAATAAAGGTATAACCAGAATAATGTGGTTTAATATCAGTTAATATATTGCGTACTTTAGACCAAGCACCATCTGCACCAATAAGTTGAGCAGTTGTTACAGATGTGTTATCTCTAAATACAACTTTATATTGTTTTTTATCCAATTTTTCTACGTGGTCTACTTTTTTATTCCATTCAATCATGTCTTTTGGTAATGAGTCGATTAAAATATTTCTTAAATCACCACGTAAAACTTCTGGTCGGCCATTGGATTCGTCGTCAGGTAAATCTAATAGTAATTCACCATTTTGATTTACAATACGTGTTGCGTCAGCGCCTTTTTGAATAATAGAACGGAATTCATCCATTAAGTTTGCTTTTTCCAGTGCAACTTGACCATTATATTCATGTATATCTAACTGTCCACCTTGTGTACGTGCGTCACGTGATGCATCAGATTCATACACTTTAGCAGGTATGCCATTCACATATAGTACACGTGCTAATGTTAAACCACCGATGCCACCACCAATTATTGTAATAGGGTTATTATTTTCTTCTAAATTCATCAAACCACTCCTTAAAGAATGAGGAAATATATTATAGTATCTTAACATTCCTAATAAATATAATTTTGCCTGACTAAATTTACCCATTTAGGTTCGACATTTAAACGTTAAAAAAACCCGTCCACTCATTAATATGAATGTGACGGGCTTGATTAATTAATATTTGTTGTTAGGGCTATGTTCTTCAGTTTGTTTGATTTCATCTTGTAAATCAGAAACAACGGATGAACGACGATCTTGTTTATATGATGTATGTTCTTTTAAATGATCAGTTGACTCAGAGTCATGACCATGATCTTGAGCGTCATACTTATTGTCTTGATGTTGAGCATCTAATGTATCTTTATGACGATCATGGTTATCTGAAATTCTACTATTATCATGCTTAGTTTCAGTATAATCATTGTCATTATCATCGCTAACATGATCTAAATAATTATTAGGTTCTACTTCATCTAAATTTTGATTCGTCTTTTTATAAAAGATAGCACGAATGATTAAGCTTAAAATGATATAAATTAAACCAACAGCAGTCGTAGCTAAGGCGATGACTTTCATAGAGAATAAATCGCCAATTTCTTCACTAAACAAGAATACTAAACCAAATGACATTGCTGCGTGGAAAAGTGTAGCAATATAAATGGTACGACCATTAGTAGCTCTAATTAACTCACCTACAATCATTGAGAAAGCAAATGTATATAAGAAATGATAGCCTGCGAACTCAAGACCGTATGTTGTATTAGCATTAAAGATAGAATAAATGATACCTACAACAATACTCGCAAATAATGTGTTCATCTTTGTTTCAACGATATGTTGCAAATATGAACGGAAACCTAATTCTACTACAAACGCCATGATTAAATGACCGATTAAAATTGCGAATATTGACACAGATAAATCAGATGCTTGTAGTAGGATGAAACTATCTGCGAATGTATTGAAGCAGAACATACCGATAATGAAAATAAATAAAGGTATGATTAATGCGAGTAATAAACGCTCAATAACTTTGAGACTAAAAGTGAATTTTAAACTCGCCATTTGTTCTTTTTTATGTTTAAAGACAAGTAGACATATGATAGCTGCAATAAATGGAGAAAGGTCTGTAATGTCGAATACAAAACGTTTCACGCCTATTGCTGCTTGGAAATCTCTAAGTATTACGAATAAGGCCATTGTCACGACAAAAAACACAAATATTGTCATTGCCCATTGAAACCCAGAAATTCGATTGTTTTTCATTTTATGTAACCTCCATTACGGAAACAAGCAATTATTGTTTTATTTACAATTATACATCTTAAAAGATGATAGATAAATTGTCTATTTTAATTATCATCAAAATGTAATAGTAATGAATTATAAACGTAATTAAATTTAGGTTAAACGGGAATATAAGAACAACATTGAATTAAGTGTGAGCCAAAGTTATACTTTAATTATAAGGATAAAGCAAAGAAATCAAGGGGGAAGAACAATGTATCAACTAGCTGAACCAAGCTTATGGACTGGAAGATTAGATAGTGAAACAGATGCCAAACAATTTAGACATTTTCAAACTATCCAATTTAATGACTTAAGACAAGTAGAATTAGCATCTAAACAAAAAGGTGTTGGTATCTTAGGTTATGCGATTGATAAAGGTGTCGAACTAAATAAAGGGCGTGTAGGTGCAAAAGAGGGGCCTAATGCGATTAAAAAAGCGTTCGCTGGCTTACCAATTTTGAATCAATGTGAACAAATCGTTGATTATGGAAATGTCGAGCATGATCATGACGCACTAATTGATACTCAAAAGGAATTTGCAGAATTAGCAGCTAAGTCTATTCATAATCATAAGCAAACATTCTTATTAGGTGGTGGGCATGATATCGCCTATGCACAATATTTAGCGACTAGACAAGTGTATCCTAATGAGTCAATTGGGGTTATTAATATTGATGCCCACTTTGATACACGTGATGAAGGTGAATCCACTTCAGGTACGAGTTTTAGACAAATACTAGAACAAGACGACAATGCAGATTACATGGTATTAGGTATTTCTCAAGGTGGTAACACACAAGGTTTATTCGACTATGCTAAAGAAAAAGGCGTATCATTTGTTTATGCTGATGAATTATTACATCAAGTATCACCACCGATTAAAGATATGATTGAACGTTTTATTCACGATCATGATGTAATCATGTTTACGATTTGTATGGATGTTGTAGATAGTGCCTTTGCTCCAGGTGTTAGTGCTCCAGCAGTCTTAGGCATCTATCCACATACAGTGTTTGAATTAGCAAAACGCATTGTCCCAAGTGAAAAGGTTAAATCAGTAAGTATTGCTGAAATGAACCCTAAATACGATCAAGACAATCGTACAGCGAAACTGATTGCGAATTTAGTGCATCACTTCTTATTATAAATTCCAATAATCAATACATTGTTCAATAAGAGAAAGTACTTGTTCAGAGTGCTTTCTCTTTTTTAAATAATTAATATAAATTTTGCGTCCTAAATTAGGGCGTATTTTAATGTAGTCTAAATTCCGTGTATTAAATGATTGGTAATAAAATCGTGGAATAACCGCATAACCAATACCTAAATGGACTAGATTAGTAGCGGATTCAAAACGATCAGATTCCATAATGATATTAGGGTGGATACCTACTCTATTAAAATAATCATCTAAGTGTTTACGAACTTGAGAATTTTTATTCGGCAAAATTAAAGGTAAGTCATCCAATTGAATCGTTTTTTGCTTTGGAAATGCATCTTTAGGTGTTAATAATATATAAGATTCTTTATATAATGCGATCGATGTAATATCTTGATGGCGTATTTCTTCGTTTGTTAAGGCAAAATGAACATTAAAGTTGGTAAGTTGCTCAATGGATTGATGTTGATCATGCACTTCATAAATTCGGTATTGCTGATTAGGGTAACGCTTATGATGTGCACGGATGACATTGGCCATCCATTGACTCGTGGATTCTAAAATGCCCATTTTAATACGGGGTTCCGAAGACACATTTAAATCATACATTTTTTCAACTGTTGAACGATAGGATTCTACTAGATCTTCAGCATATTTATAAAACTGAATCCCTTTTTCAGTGATTTTAATATCTTTGGTAGTACGCATAAATAAGTCGTATCCTAAATCAGCTTCCATTTTTTTAATAGCTGCAGTTAAGGAAGGTTGACTAATATGTAAAAAATTAGCGGCTTTCGTAAAACTATTGTATTTTACAACGGCTAAAAAATATTCTAATTGAATGATTTTCATAGGTCATCTCCTATATATCATAGTTTTTATCTATAAATAATTAGTTTATTTATATTTGTTATCTATATCTTAGCATAATATAATATGGTTGTAACAACCTGATTAATAGTGATTGTTATCTTTTGAATAGTACGAATATTTAGAAGATAATGATTAAAGAGAAACTTAATATATTTTGGATTTTGATATTATTTCGGATGGGAGAGATAGTAATGAGAGAAATTCATGCAAAAAAAGGGTTAGATATCGAATGTAAAGGTTGGGAACAAGAAGCAGTACTACGAATGCTATATAATAACTTAGATCCAGAAGTAGCGGAACACCCAGAAGAACTTGTGGTATATGGTGGTATTGGTAAAGCTGCTCGTAATTGGAAAGCCTTTGAAGCAATTGAAAATACATTAAGAGATTTAGAAGCAGATGAAACAATGCTTGTACAATCTGGTAAACCAGTGGCAGTATTTAAAACACATGAAGAAGCGCCACGAGTATTAATTTCCAATTCAGTTTTAGTGCCTGAATGGGCGAACTGGGATCATTTTAATGAATTAGATAAAAAAGGCTTAATGATGTATGGTCAAATGACAGCAGGTAGTTGGATTTATATTGGTTCACAAGGTATCGTTCAAGGTACTTATGAAACATTTGCTGAACTTGGTAATCAAGAATATCAAAGTGATTTAACAGGTACAGTAACACTTACTGCTGGATTAGGTGGTATGGGTGGTGCACAACCACTTGCTGTGACTATGAATAATGGTGTAGCTATTTGTGTAGATGTCGACGAAAGTCGTGTTGATAAACGTGTCGAAACAAAATACTGCGATATCAAGACTAACGATTTAGATGAAGCATTAAAATTAGCTGAAGACGCTAGACAAAAAGGGGAAGCTTTATCTATAGGATTAGTAGGTAATGCAGTAGACATTCACAAAGCTATTTTAGACAAAGGATTTAAAATTGATATTATTACTGACCAAACAAGTGCACATGACCCATTAAATGGTTATGTACCACAAGGATATTCAGTTGAAGAAGCTAAAAAGCTACGTAAAGAAGATCCAAAAAAATACGTAGAATTATCTCAAGCTTCAATGGCTAAACATGTTGAGTTAATGCTTGAATTCCAAAAACAAGGTGCCGTTGCATTTGACTATGGTAACAATATCCGTCAAGTTGCATATAATAACGGAGTAAAAGATGCATTTGATTTCCCAGGATTTGTGCCTGCATATATTAGACCATTATTCTGTGAAGGTAAAGGACCATTCCGCTTTGCAGCATTAAGTGGTGATCCAAAAGATATTGAACGTGCAGATGAAGAAATGAGAAAATTATTCCCGGATAATGAAAAATTAATTCGTTGGTTAGATCTAGCAGAAGAGAAAATTTCTTATCAAGGTTTACCTTCAAGAATTGCATGGTTAGGCTATGAAGAACGTGCCAAAATGGGACTAGCACTTAATAAATTAGTGCGTGATGGTGAAATTTCTGCACCAATTGTTATCGGACGAGATCATTTAGATTCTGGTTCAGTAGCAAGTCCAAACCGTGAAACAGAAGGTATGCGAGATGGAAGTGATGCAGTAGGTGACTGGGCTGTACTTAATGCATTAATTAATACTGCAGCAGGCGGTTCTTGGATTTCATTCCACCATGGCGGTGGCGTAGGTATGGGTTATTCATTACATGCTGGTATGGTTGTTGTAGCAGATGGCTCAGAACGTGCAGATCGTCGATTAGGACGTGTATTAACTACAGATCCGGGTATGGGAGTAGTAAGACATGTTGATGCCGGTTATGACATCGCCATTCAAACGGCTAAAGATAAAGGCATCAAAATTCCAATGATTGATGAAGCAGGTGATAAATAATGAACGATTTAATTATTCAAAACATTAAAGAGCTTATTTTACCAAAATCAACTGATCGTCCTTTAAAAGGTGCGGAACTTGATCAATTAGATGTGATTGAAAATGGTACGGTAGTTGTGAACGACGGTAAAATTGTATATTCAGGACCACATACTGATAAATATGATGCTGAACAAGTGATTGATGCTACAGGTAAAGTAGTGTCACCATCATTGATTGATGCACACACGCACTTAGTTTTCGGTGGCTCAAGAGAACATGAAATGTCATTAAAACGACAAGGTAAATCTTATTTAGAGATATTAGAATCTGGTGGCGGTATTTTATCAACAGTTAAAGCCACACGTGACATTAGTGAAGAAGATTTATTTAAAAAAGCTGAACACGATTTACTAACAATGATTCAACATGGTGTTTTAGGCGTTGAAAGTAAAAGTGGTTATGGTTTAGATAAAGAAAATGAACTTAAACAATTAAGAGTGTCTAATCGTTTAGCAGAGAAATACGGTTTAGATATGAGACATACATTCTTAGGACCACATGCGGTTCCTAAAGAAGCAGAGTCTAATGAAGCGTTCTTAAATGAGATGATTGAGCTTTTACCAGAAGTAAAAGAATATGCAGACTTTGCAGATATCTTCTGTGAAACGGGTGTATTCTCAGTTGAAGAATCTAAACATTATATGCAAAAAGCGAAAGAGGCAGGATTTAAAGTTAAAATTCATGCTGATGAAATTGATCCACTTGGTGGTCTAGAGTTAGCTATTGACGAAAATGCAATTTCTGCTGATCACCTTGTTGCTTCAAGTGCAGAAGGTAAAGCAAAATTAAAAAATAGTGACACAGTAGCCGTATTATTACCAGCTACGACATTCTATCTAGATAAAAATGATTATGCAGATGCGAGAGGTATGCTAGATAATGATGGTGCTATCGCTATTGCAACAGACTATAACCCTGGTAGCAGTGTTACTAATAACTTACAATTAGCTATGGCCATTGCCGCATTGAAATTAAAATTATCACCAAATGAAGTTTGGAATGCGGTAACAGTTAATGCAGCAAAAGCTATTGATTTAGACGCAGGTACAATTAATGAAGGCGACAAAGCTAATATCGTTATTTGGAATGCGCCAAACCATGAATATATTCCTTATCACTTTGGTATCAACCATGCTCAAAAAGTGATTAAAGATGGTAGAGTAATTGTAGATAATGAATTTTCATTAGATTAAGACAAAGTGTTCATTGAAATGACCGTGCCGACATTGTCGGTACGGTTTTTTGTTTATAGTAAAAGGATCAGTGTATTTTTAGAAAAGTTTGACAATTATGTTACTATATATAGAAAAATAGTTTTTAGGTTGAAAGGGATGGAGATAACAATGACTGATTATACAGACTATGTGAATTGGCGACGAACATTTCACCAATTCCCTGAAATATCAGAGAAAGAATATGAAACTACACAACGACTTAAACGTATTTTAGAAGCACATGAGATAAAAATTTTAGATTTACCTTTAGATACAGGATTAGTTGCAGAAATAGGACAAGGGGACCAAATGATTGCGATTAGAACTGATATAGATGCGCTACCTATCAATGAGCAAGTCGAACATGAATTTACGTCAACCAATCAAGGTGTCATGCATGCATGTGGTCATGATATTCATATGGCAAGTATATTAGGCGTTGCAACACAATTGAAAGCCCAAGAGAATGAACTAAATGGTCGAGTGAGAATCATTTTCCAAGCGGCAGAAGAGCTAGGTCATGGAGCTAAAAAAGTAGTAGCTACAGGTGTATTAGACGGTGTAAAAGCAGTTTTAGGTTTCCATAATTATCCAACGATGGACATTGGTGACTTTGCAATTAAAAAAGGTCCTATTACATCTGCAGTAGACCGTTTCGAATTTGATATTAAAGGAAAAGGCGCGCATGCTGCTAAACCAGAACAAGGTAATGACCCAACGGTGGCTTTAGGTCAACTGATTAATAGTTTACAAACGATTGTTAGTAGAAATTTATCTGCATTTGATAATGCCGTTGTTACAATTGGTGAAATTTCATGTGGAAATACATGGAATGTCATTGCGGATCAAGCCTATGTACAAGGTACTGTCCGTTCATTTAAACCTGAGCATAGAGCGTATATCGAACAACGAATGAATGAAATTGCTGATGGTTTAGCACAAACATTTAATTTACAAGTTGATTGCCGATATACACGACTTCCTGGAACAGTGATTAATGATGATGAATTAACTGATATAGCGATAGAAGTAGCAGAAGATGTTGGTTATCATGTATCAATTATGGATTTACCATTAACAATTGGTGAAGACTTTTCTGGTTATACAGAAACGTATCCCGGCGTATTTGCATTCATAGGATCTAATAGTGAGTATGATCTACATCATCCTTTATTTGATCCTGATGAACGTATTTTAGAAAAAGTGCCGACATATTTTGTGACACTCACTAAACGTCTTCTGAATCAATAGTCTCCATAAATTGTATAAAGATAGTATGATTAACATCTGGATAACCTTGGGTATATGAGAACATATACAAATTGAGGAGATGAATTTGAAATGTCAGCACAAGATCCTAGAAATAAATTCAAATCAACAGACTATGAACAACAAGAGCAGCCACTTCCAGGCTTGCAAAGCCAATTAAAACCTGAACCAGATTGCGGTGAGACATCATACGTCGGACACGGTCGATTAAAAGGATATAAAATGTTAGTCACTGGTGGCGATTCTGCCATTGGACGCGCAGCAGCTATTGCTTATGCTAAAGAAGGCGCAGATGTTGCTATTAATTATCTTCCAAGTGAAGACAAAGACGCACAAGAAGTTAAACAAGTGATTGAAGAAGCGGGACAAAAAGCAGTGTTACTGCCTGGTGATATACGTGATGAACAATTTAACTATGACATGGTCGAAGAAGCACATCAACAACTTGGTGGGCTGGATAATGTGACATTAGTAGCTGGACATCAACAATACCATGACGATATACAAGGGTTTGATACACAATCATTTAAAGAGACATTTGAAACCAATGTATATCCTATATTTTGGACAGTACAAAAAGCGTTAGAATATTTACAACCAGGTGCATCAATTACAACAACATCATCTGTTCAAGGATATAATCCAAGTCCTATTTTACATGATTATGCCGCTTCGAAAGCTGCAATTATCTCATTAACAAAAAGTTTATCAGAAGAACTTGGCGCAAAAGGTATTCGTGTCAATTGTGTAGCCCCAGGACCATTTTGGTCACCATTACAAATTACTGGTGGACAACCACAACGAAATATTCCTGAATTTGGTAAGGAAACACCACTTGGCCGTGCAGGACAACCTGTTGAATTATCAGGAACATATGTCCTATTAGCATCTGAAGAATCAAGTTATACAACTGGACAAGTCTTCGGTGTGACAGGCGGTATTCAAATTAACTAATGAATATAAGTTGGTCGATAAAGTGTTAATACTTTATCGACTATTTTTTTGTGACAAATTATATGATAACTATATCCAATTTTATTATGAATTTGGAATAAAAATATGTTTAATGTAAAATAAAAATATAAAATTATTAACCTTTTTGAAGAATGAAATTTAATTAAAAAATACCCTATATATTTAAGGGATTGGCATTTTATACGAGGACATGCAAATTAAATCTTATATCTAAAGGAGGTTATGACATGGTGAAAGATAGGTTTATAAGGGTTGCTCCGTTCATAATAGGTATAATCGCTATAGTTATATTTTCGTTATTTACTAAAAATCAATGGTTTTTAATCATTTTAATACTTTTATTTGCTTTAACCAATGCATTAAAAAATCTGTATTTTGTTAATAAAAATATTAAAAATAATATCATATGGATTAATCAAACAATCGACCGGTTATTAGGTATTATTGCGGGGTGTTTGTATTTAGGTTATGCCGGAATAGTGCTAATATCACAATCCCATGTATGGATTGGTTTCTTAATCCTAATGGTAACTATGGCGTTTGTTTTTTATATAGAAACTAAATTACAAATTGATGATGATACACAAAGGAAAAATCATCGAGATTATAAAGTGATCTCTCAACAACGTGAACGACAATTTAAAATACTGATGATTAGTATGACGATCATTTCTATTATTTTAATGATTGTATCACTTTATTTA harbors:
- a CDS encoding LysR family transcriptional regulator, yielding MKIIQLEYFLAVVKYNSFTKAANFLHISQPSLTAAIKKMEADLGYDLFMRTTKDIKITEKGIQFYKYAEDLVESYRSTVEKMYDLNVSSEPRIKMGILESTSQWMANVIRAHHKRYPNQQYRIYEVHDQHQSIEQLTNFNVHFALTNEEIRHQDITSIALYKESYILLTPKDAFPKQKTIQLDDLPLILPNKNSQVRKHLDDYFNRVGIHPNIIMESDRFESATNLVHLGIGYAVIPRFYYQSFNTRNLDYIKIRPNLGRKIYINYLKKRKHSEQVLSLIEQCIDYWNL
- the hutG gene encoding formimidoylglutamase, with protein sequence MYQLAEPSLWTGRLDSETDAKQFRHFQTIQFNDLRQVELASKQKGVGILGYAIDKGVELNKGRVGAKEGPNAIKKAFAGLPILNQCEQIVDYGNVEHDHDALIDTQKEFAELAAKSIHNHKQTFLLGGGHDIAYAQYLATRQVYPNESIGVINIDAHFDTRDEGESTSGTSFRQILEQDDNADYMVLGISQGGNTQGLFDYAKEKGVSFVYADELLHQVSPPIKDMIERFIHDHDVIMFTICMDVVDSAFAPGVSAPAVLGIYPHTVFELAKRIVPSEKVKSVSIAEMNPKYDQDNRTAKLIANLVHHFLL
- a CDS encoding FAD-dependent oxidoreductase, translating into MNLEENNNPITIIGGGIGGLTLARVLYVNGIPAKVYESDASRDARTQGGQLDIHEYNGQVALEKANLMDEFRSIIQKGADATRIVNQNGELLLDLPDDESNGRPEVLRGDLRNILIDSLPKDMIEWNKKVDHVEKLDKKQYKVVFRDNTSVTTAQLIGADGAWSKVRNILTDIKPHYSGYTFIETYLYDVDRQYPKTANKVGKGAMYALSPNKGIVAHREAGDILHTYIQMNCDSEWIDSIDFSNGQEATNTIAAEFKGWSPEVTALITQADSSITPRKINALPDTHRWKRQSGITLIGDAAHLMAPSGEGANLAMLDGAELAELIAEHPNDIDKAIALYEEKMFPRSEEEAKESHELLDICLGANSPQSLVDLFNSAQ
- a CDS encoding aldose epimerase family protein; the encoded protein is MNVEIEHQRYGVDLIKIDNEETKIVFTNYGARIVSWKYHDNNIVLGNVVEADEFYFDNPFRFGATVGRYGGRISNATFNLEGETYQLEANDGQHHIHGGSHGLDSKLFDYEVVDDLGHVKIIFKTTLKEADDHYPGDMEIKVTHTYDANHCWTIQYEAISTKTTLFNPMNRVYFNLNRDNNVIDNHRVSSSKLNMYPLNEDHMISSDNTLDIQQIFNKDAIYFKDIFESSHEPISQQVSQFNGLDHPFKVGEQQLSIDNDEFQLDVKTDMPYVILYTFNQPKNWKSYANIYKAHSGLTIEAQYLPNDINLYGDQASSILKANEMFYSQTSYQIHEK
- a CDS encoding MOSC domain-containing protein; protein product: MIPVYAISTGKIESLQYKDAKPMQSAINKQPFKDQMWLSKLGFVDDEQAYKDHGGPDKAVCCFSKKNYDMYRGDLLDMPEYAMFGENLTIEDLDENVVYFGNQYQLGDAIIEVSEIREPCWKIQAKYGLSDLVKRMSQSGKTGFYCRVIKEGYVSQHHHLELIKEAELDTQLSVQTLNDIYYNDRKNADRIASALKNPYLSSKRYEKLEKMYQRATK
- a CDS encoding ribose 5-phosphate isomerase A; the encoded protein is MNDVKQLKMMTLDDVLSQIEDGMTLGIGTGSTIELLVPKIAQLIDEKHYNIIGVCTSNKTAFLAKELNINIVDVNDIDKIDLAIDGADEVDPQLNLIKGGGGALFREKVIDEMADRFVVIADENKVVNYLGETFKLPVEVDKFNWYQVAKKIETIDGVTTERRVTDDVPFTTDNGNYILDCALPKGIDPYEMHEFLIHITGVLETGYFLDVADQAIIGTQQGVKKMNRQV
- a CDS encoding CPBP family intramembrane glutamic endopeptidase, which gives rise to MKNNRISGFQWAMTIFVFFVVTMALFVILRDFQAAIGVKRFVFDITDLSPFIAAIICLLVFKHKKEQMASLKFTFSLKVIERLLLALIIPLFIFIIGMFCFNTFADSFILLQASDLSVSIFAILIGHLIMAFVVELGFRSYLQHIVETKMNTLFASIVVGIIYSIFNANTTYGLEFAGYHFLYTFAFSMIVGELIRATNGRTIYIATLFHAAMSFGLVFLFSEEIGDLFSMKVIALATTAVGLIYIILSLIIRAIFYKKTNQNLDEVEPNNYLDHVSDDNDNDYTETKHDNSRISDNHDRHKDTLDAQHQDNKYDAQDHGHDSESTDHLKEHTSYKQDRRSSVVSDLQDEIKQTEEHSPNNKY